Proteins encoded within one genomic window of Misgurnus anguillicaudatus chromosome 18, ASM2758022v2, whole genome shotgun sequence:
- the LOC141350463 gene encoding zona pellucida sperm-binding protein 3-like isoform X1: protein MGLVAWESVGFLLLLVGELSVEQWSGLQQGQDPLRFQQQLSVLSPQQAQNPLSFQQQPPGLAPQQAQKPLRFQQQPPVSAPQQAQKPLRFQQQPPGLTPQQAQKPLQFQQQPPVSAPQQAQKPLRFQQQPPVLAPQQAQKPLRFQQQPPVSAPQQAQKPLRFQQQAHQAQKPLQFQQQPPVSAPQQTQKPLRFQQQLPVLAPQQALQNPQGAGSFQPQKPAFAPGMVDPASTQSKQLMQAPVAPLTWLFPHMPEEPQQPAVPFQLQIPSPPNSVAAQCAENFVHVEVKKDFYGNGHLADPSSFSLGGCAAVGADPNSYVLIFQYELHTCGSSLTMTADEFVYTFTLLYTPGALVGTPIVRADAAAVAIHCHYPRLHNVSSDVLMPAAVPFAATIVSEEVLVFSLKLMTDDWMFERPVNQYFLGQFMNFEASVKQYNHVPLRVFIDGCVATAVPDVNSVPRYSFIENHGCLVDAKLTGSPSHFMHRVLNDKLQFQLEAFKFQQAGNSSVYITCALKAVLASTPTNPESKACSFANGWTSADESDDVCMCCDSICGSTRKGRAVSESGLVSEGKATIGPIVISD from the exons ATGGGGCTGGTGGCTTGGGAAAGTGTTGGATTTTTGCTGCTCCTAGTAGGAGAATTGTCTGTGGAACAGTGGTCAGGACTTCAGCAAGGCCAGGATCCATTAAGATTCCAACAACAACTATCAGTTTTGTCACCTCAGCAAGCCCAGAATCCATTAAGCTTTCAGCAACAGCCACCAGGTTTGGCACCTCAGCAAGCCCAGAAGCCATTACGATTCCAACAACAGCCACCAGTTTCAGCACCTCAACAAGCCCAGAAACCATTACGATTCCAACAACAGCCACCAGGTTTGACACCTCAGCAAGCCCAGAAACCATTACAATTCCAACAACAGCCACCAGTTTCGGCACCTCAGCAAGCCCAGAAGCCATTACGATTCCAACAACAGCCACCAGTTTTGGCAC CTCAGCAAGCCCAGAAGCCATTACGATTCCAACAACAGCCACCAGTTTCGGCACCTCAGCAAGCCCAGAAACCATTACGATTCCAACAACAGGCACATCAAGCCCAGAAACCATTACAATTCCAACAACAGCCACCAGTTTCGGCACCTCAGCAAACCCAGAAGCCATTACGATTCCAACAACAGCTACCAGTTTTGGCACCTCAGCAAGCTCTTCAAAACCCACAAGGAGCTGGTTCTTTTCAGCCTCAAAAACCTGCATTTGCCCCCGGAATGGTAGATCCTGCCAGTACTCAGTCCAAGCAGTTAATGCAAGCTCCTGTAGCACCTTTGACATGGCTGTTTCCCCACATGCCAGAAGAGCCCCAACAGCCAGCAGTACCTTTTCAGCTACAGATACCCAGCCCTCCTAATAGTGTAGCAGCACAATGTGCAGAGAACTTTGTGCATGTGGAGGTTAAAAAGGACTTTTATGGAAATGGCCACTTGGCAGATCCCTCATCCTTTAGTTTAGGAGGTTGTGCAGCTGTAGGGGCAGATCCTAATTCTTATGTTCTTATCTTTCAATACGAGCTCCACACATGTGGTAGTTCTTTGACG ATGACCGCTGATGAGTTTGTGTACACCTTCACTCTACTCTACACTCCTGGGGCTCTAGTTGGAACTCCCATTGTGAGAGCTGATGCAGCTGCGGTTGCAATTCACTGTCACTATCCAAG GTTGCATAATGTAAGCAGTGACGTGTTGATGCCTGCTGCAGTTCCTTTTGCTGCTACCATAGTTTCTGAGGAAGTGCTGGTGTTCTCCCTTAAGCTCATGACTG ATGATTGGATGTTTGAGAGGCCAGTCAACCAATATTTTCTTGGCCAGTTCATGAACTTTGAAGCTTCTGTGAAGCAATACAACCATGTTCCTCTACGTGTTTTCATTGATGGCTGTGTGGCTACTGCAGTCCCTGATGTGAACTCTGTTCCAAGATATTCCTTTATTGAAAACCATGG GTGCCTGGTTGATGCAAAGCTTACAGGCTCTCCTTCACATTTCATGCACCGAGTTCTGAATGACAAGCTGCAGTTTCAGTTGGAGGCTTTCAAGTTCCAGCAAGCTGGTAACAGCTCG GTCTACATTACATGTGCTTTGAAGGCTGTCCTGGCTTCAACTCCTACAAATCCGGAGAGCAAAGCTTGCTCCTTTGCCAATGG ATGGACTTCTGCAGATGAAAGTGACGATGTGTGCATGTGCTGTGACTCCATATGTGGCTCTACTAGGAAAGGAAGAGCAGTATCTGAATCTG GCCTGGTTTCAGAAGGAAAGGCAACTATTGGCCCCATTGTGATCTCAGACTGA
- the LOC141350463 gene encoding zona pellucida sperm-binding protein 3-like isoform X2: protein MGLVAWESVGFLLLLVGELSVEQWSGLQQGQDPLRFQQQLSVLSPQQAQNPLSFQQQPPGLAPQQAQKPLRFQQQPPVSAPQQAQKPLRFQQQPPGLTPQQAQKPLQFQQQPPVSAPQQAQKPLRFQQQPPVLAPQQAQKPLRFQQQPPVSAPQQTQKPLRFQQQLPVLAPQQALQNPQGAGSFQPQKPAFAPGMVDPASTQSKQLMQAPVAPLTWLFPHMPEEPQQPAVPFQLQIPSPPNSVAAQCAENFVHVEVKKDFYGNGHLADPSSFSLGGCAAVGADPNSYVLIFQYELHTCGSSLTMTADEFVYTFTLLYTPGALVGTPIVRADAAAVAIHCHYPRLHNVSSDVLMPAAVPFAATIVSEEVLVFSLKLMTDDWMFERPVNQYFLGQFMNFEASVKQYNHVPLRVFIDGCVATAVPDVNSVPRYSFIENHGCLVDAKLTGSPSHFMHRVLNDKLQFQLEAFKFQQAGNSSVYITCALKAVLASTPTNPESKACSFANGWTSADESDDVCMCCDSICGSTRKGRAVSESGLVSEGKATIGPIVISD, encoded by the exons ATGGGGCTGGTGGCTTGGGAAAGTGTTGGATTTTTGCTGCTCCTAGTAGGAGAATTGTCTGTGGAACAGTGGTCAGGACTTCAGCAAGGCCAGGATCCATTAAGATTCCAACAACAACTATCAGTTTTGTCACCTCAGCAAGCCCAGAATCCATTAAGCTTTCAGCAACAGCCACCAGGTTTGGCACCTCAGCAAGCCCAGAAGCCATTACGATTCCAACAACAGCCACCAGTTTCAGCACCTCAACAAGCCCAGAAACCATTACGATTCCAACAACAGCCACCAGGTTTGACACCTCAGCAAGCCCAGAAACCATTACAATTCCAACAACAGCCACCAGTTTCGGCACCTCAGCAAGCCCAGAAGCCATTACGATTCCAACAACAGCCACCAGTTTTGGCAC CTCAGCAAGCCCAGAAGCCATTACGATTCCAACAACAGCCACCAGTTTCGGCAC CTCAGCAAACCCAGAAGCCATTACGATTCCAACAACAGCTACCAGTTTTGGCACCTCAGCAAGCTCTTCAAAACCCACAAGGAGCTGGTTCTTTTCAGCCTCAAAAACCTGCATTTGCCCCCGGAATGGTAGATCCTGCCAGTACTCAGTCCAAGCAGTTAATGCAAGCTCCTGTAGCACCTTTGACATGGCTGTTTCCCCACATGCCAGAAGAGCCCCAACAGCCAGCAGTACCTTTTCAGCTACAGATACCCAGCCCTCCTAATAGTGTAGCAGCACAATGTGCAGAGAACTTTGTGCATGTGGAGGTTAAAAAGGACTTTTATGGAAATGGCCACTTGGCAGATCCCTCATCCTTTAGTTTAGGAGGTTGTGCAGCTGTAGGGGCAGATCCTAATTCTTATGTTCTTATCTTTCAATACGAGCTCCACACATGTGGTAGTTCTTTGACG ATGACCGCTGATGAGTTTGTGTACACCTTCACTCTACTCTACACTCCTGGGGCTCTAGTTGGAACTCCCATTGTGAGAGCTGATGCAGCTGCGGTTGCAATTCACTGTCACTATCCAAG GTTGCATAATGTAAGCAGTGACGTGTTGATGCCTGCTGCAGTTCCTTTTGCTGCTACCATAGTTTCTGAGGAAGTGCTGGTGTTCTCCCTTAAGCTCATGACTG ATGATTGGATGTTTGAGAGGCCAGTCAACCAATATTTTCTTGGCCAGTTCATGAACTTTGAAGCTTCTGTGAAGCAATACAACCATGTTCCTCTACGTGTTTTCATTGATGGCTGTGTGGCTACTGCAGTCCCTGATGTGAACTCTGTTCCAAGATATTCCTTTATTGAAAACCATGG GTGCCTGGTTGATGCAAAGCTTACAGGCTCTCCTTCACATTTCATGCACCGAGTTCTGAATGACAAGCTGCAGTTTCAGTTGGAGGCTTTCAAGTTCCAGCAAGCTGGTAACAGCTCG GTCTACATTACATGTGCTTTGAAGGCTGTCCTGGCTTCAACTCCTACAAATCCGGAGAGCAAAGCTTGCTCCTTTGCCAATGG ATGGACTTCTGCAGATGAAAGTGACGATGTGTGCATGTGCTGTGACTCCATATGTGGCTCTACTAGGAAAGGAAGAGCAGTATCTGAATCTG GCCTGGTTTCAGAAGGAAAGGCAACTATTGGCCCCATTGTGATCTCAGACTGA
- the LOC141350463 gene encoding zona pellucida sperm-binding protein 3-like isoform X7 produces MGLVAWESVGFLLLLAVELSVEQWSGQQGQDPLRFQQQLSVLSPQQAQNPLSFQQQPPGLAPQQALQNPQGAGSFQPQKPAFAPGMVDPASTQSKQLMQAPVAPLTWLFPHMPEEPQQPAVPFQLQIPSPPNSVAAQCAENFVHVEVKKDFYGNGHLADPSSFSLGGCAAVGADPNSYVLIFQYELHTCGSSLTMTADEFVYTFTLLYTPGALVGTPIVRADAAAVAIHCHYPRLHNVSSDVLMPAAVPFAATIVSEEVLVFSLKLMTDDWMFERPVNQYFLGQFMNFEASVKQYNHVPLRVFIDGCVATAVPDVNSVPRYSFIENHGCLVDAKLTGSPSHFMHRVLNDKLQFQLEAFKFQQAGNSSVYITCALKAVLASTPTNPESKACSFANGWTSADESDDVCMCCDSICGSTRKGRAVSESGLVSEGKATIGPIVISD; encoded by the exons ATGGGGCTGGTGGCATGGGAAAGTGTTGGATTTTTGCTGCTCCTAGCAGTAGAGTTGTCTGTGGAACAGTGGTCAGGACAGCAAGGCCAGGATCCATTAAGATTCCAACAACAACTATCAGTTTTGTCACCTCAGCAAGCCCAGAATCCATTAAGCTTTCAGCAACAGCCACCAGGTTTGGCAC CTCAGCAAGCTCTTCAAAACCCACAAGGAGCTGGTTCTTTTCAGCCTCAAAAACCTGCATTTGCCCCCGGAATGGTAGATCCTGCCAGTACTCAGTCCAAGCAGTTAATGCAAGCTCCTGTAGCACCTTTGACATGGCTGTTTCCCCACATGCCAGAAGAGCCCCAACAGCCAGCAGTACCTTTTCAGCTACAGATACCCAGCCCTCCTAATAGTGTAGCAGCACAATGTGCAGAGAACTTTGTGCATGTGGAGGTTAAAAAGGACTTTTATGGAAATGGCCACTTGGCAGATCCCTCATCCTTTAGTTTAGGAGGTTGTGCAGCTGTAGGGGCAGATCCTAATTCTTATGTTCTTATCTTTCAATACGAGCTCCACACATGTGGTAGTTCTTTGACG ATGACCGCTGATGAGTTTGTGTACACCTTCACTCTACTCTACACTCCTGGGGCTCTAGTTGGAACTCCCATTGTGAGAGCTGATGCAGCTGCGGTTGCAATTCACTGTCACTATCCAAG GTTGCATAATGTAAGCAGTGACGTGTTGATGCCTGCTGCAGTTCCTTTTGCTGCTACCATAGTTTCTGAGGAAGTGCTGGTGTTCTCCCTTAAGCTCATGACTG ATGATTGGATGTTTGAGAGGCCAGTCAACCAATATTTTCTTGGCCAGTTCATGAACTTTGAAGCTTCTGTGAAGCAATACAACCATGTTCCTCTACGTGTTTTCATTGATGGCTGTGTGGCTACTGCAGTCCCTGATGTGAACTCTGTTCCAAGATATTCCTTTATTGAAAACCATGG GTGCCTGGTTGATGCAAAGCTTACAGGCTCTCCTTCACATTTCATGCACCGAGTTCTGAATGACAAGCTGCAGTTTCAGTTGGAGGCTTTCAAGTTCCAGCAAGCTGGTAACAGCTCG GTCTACATTACATGTGCTTTGAAGGCTGTCCTGGCTTCAACTCCTACAAATCCGGAGAGCAAAGCTTGCTCCTTTGCCAATGG ATGGACTTCTGCAGATGAAAGTGACGATGTGTGCATGTGCTGTGACTCCATATGTGGCTCTACTAGGAAAGGAAGAGCAGTATCTGAATCTG GCCTGGTTTCAGAAGGAAAGGCAACTATTGGCCCCATTGTGATCTCAGACTGA
- the LOC141350463 gene encoding zona pellucida sperm-binding protein 3-like isoform X6, whose product MGLVAWESVGFLLLLAVELSVEQWSGQQGQDPLRFQQQLSVLSPQQAQKPLRFQQQPPVSAPQQTQKPLRFQQQLPVLAPQQALQNPQGAGSFQPQKPAFAPGMVDPASTQSKQLMQAPVAPLTWLFPHMPEEPQQPAVPFQLQIPSPPNSVAAQCAENFVHVEVKKDFYGNGHLADPSSFSLGGCAAVGADPNSYVLIFQYELHTCGSSLTMTADEFVYTFTLLYTPGALVGTPIVRADAAAVAIHCHYPRLHNVSSDVLMPAAVPFAATIVSEEVLVFSLKLMTDDWMFERPVNQYFLGQFMNFEASVKQYNHVPLRVFIDGCVATAVPDVNSVPRYSFIENHGCLVDAKLTGSPSHFMHRVLNDKLQFQLEAFKFQQAGNSSVYITCALKAVLASTPTNPESKACSFANGWTSADESDDVCMCCDSICGSTRKGRAVSESGLVSEGKATIGPIVISD is encoded by the exons ATGGGGCTGGTGGCATGGGAAAGTGTTGGATTTTTGCTGCTCCTAGCAGTAGAGTTGTCTGTGGAACAGTGGTCAGGACAGCAAGGCCAGGATCCATTAAGATTCCAACAACAACTATCAGTTTTGTCAC CTCAGCAAGCCCAGAAGCCATTACGATTCCAACAACAGCCACCAGTTTCGGCAC CTCAGCAAACCCAGAAGCCATTACGATTCCAACAACAGCTACCAGTTTTGGCACCTCAGCAAGCTCTTCAAAACCCACAAGGAGCTGGTTCTTTTCAGCCTCAAAAACCTGCATTTGCCCCCGGAATGGTAGATCCTGCCAGTACTCAGTCCAAGCAGTTAATGCAAGCTCCTGTAGCACCTTTGACATGGCTGTTTCCCCACATGCCAGAAGAGCCCCAACAGCCAGCAGTACCTTTTCAGCTACAGATACCCAGCCCTCCTAATAGTGTAGCAGCACAATGTGCAGAGAACTTTGTGCATGTGGAGGTTAAAAAGGACTTTTATGGAAATGGCCACTTGGCAGATCCCTCATCCTTTAGTTTAGGAGGTTGTGCAGCTGTAGGGGCAGATCCTAATTCTTATGTTCTTATCTTTCAATACGAGCTCCACACATGTGGTAGTTCTTTGACG ATGACCGCTGATGAGTTTGTGTACACCTTCACTCTACTCTACACTCCTGGGGCTCTAGTTGGAACTCCCATTGTGAGAGCTGATGCAGCTGCGGTTGCAATTCACTGTCACTATCCAAG GTTGCATAATGTAAGCAGTGACGTGTTGATGCCTGCTGCAGTTCCTTTTGCTGCTACCATAGTTTCTGAGGAAGTGCTGGTGTTCTCCCTTAAGCTCATGACTG ATGATTGGATGTTTGAGAGGCCAGTCAACCAATATTTTCTTGGCCAGTTCATGAACTTTGAAGCTTCTGTGAAGCAATACAACCATGTTCCTCTACGTGTTTTCATTGATGGCTGTGTGGCTACTGCAGTCCCTGATGTGAACTCTGTTCCAAGATATTCCTTTATTGAAAACCATGG GTGCCTGGTTGATGCAAAGCTTACAGGCTCTCCTTCACATTTCATGCACCGAGTTCTGAATGACAAGCTGCAGTTTCAGTTGGAGGCTTTCAAGTTCCAGCAAGCTGGTAACAGCTCG GTCTACATTACATGTGCTTTGAAGGCTGTCCTGGCTTCAACTCCTACAAATCCGGAGAGCAAAGCTTGCTCCTTTGCCAATGG ATGGACTTCTGCAGATGAAAGTGACGATGTGTGCATGTGCTGTGACTCCATATGTGGCTCTACTAGGAAAGGAAGAGCAGTATCTGAATCTG GCCTGGTTTCAGAAGGAAAGGCAACTATTGGCCCCATTGTGATCTCAGACTGA
- the LOC141350463 gene encoding zona pellucida sperm-binding protein 3-like isoform X5 — MGLVAWESVGFLLLLAVELSVEQWSGQQGQDPLRFQQQLSVLSPQQAQKPLRFQQQPPVSAPQQAQKPLRFQQQAHQAQKPLQFQQQPPVSAPQQTQKPLRFQQQLPVLAPQQALQNPQGAGSFQPQKPAFAPGMVDPASTQSKQLMQAPVAPLTWLFPHMPEEPQQPAVPFQLQIPSPPNSVAAQCAENFVHVEVKKDFYGNGHLADPSSFSLGGCAAVGADPNSYVLIFQYELHTCGSSLTMTADEFVYTFTLLYTPGALVGTPIVRADAAAVAIHCHYPRLHNVSSDVLMPAAVPFAATIVSEEVLVFSLKLMTDDWMFERPVNQYFLGQFMNFEASVKQYNHVPLRVFIDGCVATAVPDVNSVPRYSFIENHGCLVDAKLTGSPSHFMHRVLNDKLQFQLEAFKFQQAGNSSVYITCALKAVLASTPTNPESKACSFANGWTSADESDDVCMCCDSICGSTRKGRAVSESGLVSEGKATIGPIVISD, encoded by the exons ATGGGGCTGGTGGCATGGGAAAGTGTTGGATTTTTGCTGCTCCTAGCAGTAGAGTTGTCTGTGGAACAGTGGTCAGGACAGCAAGGCCAGGATCCATTAAGATTCCAACAACAACTATCAGTTTTGTCAC CTCAGCAAGCCCAGAAGCCATTACGATTCCAACAACAGCCACCAGTTTCGGCACCTCAGCAAGCCCAGAAACCATTACGATTCCAACAACAGGCACATCAAGCCCAGAAACCATTACAATTCCAACAACAGCCACCAGTTTCGGCACCTCAGCAAACCCAGAAGCCATTACGATTCCAACAACAGCTACCAGTTTTGGCACCTCAGCAAGCTCTTCAAAACCCACAAGGAGCTGGTTCTTTTCAGCCTCAAAAACCTGCATTTGCCCCCGGAATGGTAGATCCTGCCAGTACTCAGTCCAAGCAGTTAATGCAAGCTCCTGTAGCACCTTTGACATGGCTGTTTCCCCACATGCCAGAAGAGCCCCAACAGCCAGCAGTACCTTTTCAGCTACAGATACCCAGCCCTCCTAATAGTGTAGCAGCACAATGTGCAGAGAACTTTGTGCATGTGGAGGTTAAAAAGGACTTTTATGGAAATGGCCACTTGGCAGATCCCTCATCCTTTAGTTTAGGAGGTTGTGCAGCTGTAGGGGCAGATCCTAATTCTTATGTTCTTATCTTTCAATACGAGCTCCACACATGTGGTAGTTCTTTGACG ATGACCGCTGATGAGTTTGTGTACACCTTCACTCTACTCTACACTCCTGGGGCTCTAGTTGGAACTCCCATTGTGAGAGCTGATGCAGCTGCGGTTGCAATTCACTGTCACTATCCAAG GTTGCATAATGTAAGCAGTGACGTGTTGATGCCTGCTGCAGTTCCTTTTGCTGCTACCATAGTTTCTGAGGAAGTGCTGGTGTTCTCCCTTAAGCTCATGACTG ATGATTGGATGTTTGAGAGGCCAGTCAACCAATATTTTCTTGGCCAGTTCATGAACTTTGAAGCTTCTGTGAAGCAATACAACCATGTTCCTCTACGTGTTTTCATTGATGGCTGTGTGGCTACTGCAGTCCCTGATGTGAACTCTGTTCCAAGATATTCCTTTATTGAAAACCATGG GTGCCTGGTTGATGCAAAGCTTACAGGCTCTCCTTCACATTTCATGCACCGAGTTCTGAATGACAAGCTGCAGTTTCAGTTGGAGGCTTTCAAGTTCCAGCAAGCTGGTAACAGCTCG GTCTACATTACATGTGCTTTGAAGGCTGTCCTGGCTTCAACTCCTACAAATCCGGAGAGCAAAGCTTGCTCCTTTGCCAATGG ATGGACTTCTGCAGATGAAAGTGACGATGTGTGCATGTGCTGTGACTCCATATGTGGCTCTACTAGGAAAGGAAGAGCAGTATCTGAATCTG GCCTGGTTTCAGAAGGAAAGGCAACTATTGGCCCCATTGTGATCTCAGACTGA
- the LOC141350463 gene encoding zona pellucida sperm-binding protein 3-like isoform X3, translating into MGLVAWESVGFLLLLVGELSVEQWSGLQQGQDPLRFQQQLSVLSPQQAQNPLSFQQQPPGLAPQQAQKPLRFQQQPPVSAPQQAQKPLRFQQQPPGLTPQQAQKPLQFQQQPPVSAPQQAQKPLRFQQQPPVLAPQQAQKPLRFQQQPPVSAPQQALQNPQGAGSFQPQKPAFAPGMVDPASTQSKQLMQAPVAPLTWLFPHMPEEPQQPAVPFQLQIPSPPNSVAAQCAENFVHVEVKKDFYGNGHLADPSSFSLGGCAAVGADPNSYVLIFQYELHTCGSSLTMTADEFVYTFTLLYTPGALVGTPIVRADAAAVAIHCHYPRLHNVSSDVLMPAAVPFAATIVSEEVLVFSLKLMTDDWMFERPVNQYFLGQFMNFEASVKQYNHVPLRVFIDGCVATAVPDVNSVPRYSFIENHGCLVDAKLTGSPSHFMHRVLNDKLQFQLEAFKFQQAGNSSVYITCALKAVLASTPTNPESKACSFANGWTSADESDDVCMCCDSICGSTRKGRAVSESGLVSEGKATIGPIVISD; encoded by the exons ATGGGGCTGGTGGCTTGGGAAAGTGTTGGATTTTTGCTGCTCCTAGTAGGAGAATTGTCTGTGGAACAGTGGTCAGGACTTCAGCAAGGCCAGGATCCATTAAGATTCCAACAACAACTATCAGTTTTGTCACCTCAGCAAGCCCAGAATCCATTAAGCTTTCAGCAACAGCCACCAGGTTTGGCACCTCAGCAAGCCCAGAAGCCATTACGATTCCAACAACAGCCACCAGTTTCAGCACCTCAACAAGCCCAGAAACCATTACGATTCCAACAACAGCCACCAGGTTTGACACCTCAGCAAGCCCAGAAACCATTACAATTCCAACAACAGCCACCAGTTTCGGCACCTCAGCAAGCCCAGAAGCCATTACGATTCCAACAACAGCCACCAGTTTTGGCAC CTCAGCAAGCCCAGAAGCCATTACGATTCCAACAACAGCCACCAGTTTCGGCAC CTCAGCAAGCTCTTCAAAACCCACAAGGAGCTGGTTCTTTTCAGCCTCAAAAACCTGCATTTGCCCCCGGAATGGTAGATCCTGCCAGTACTCAGTCCAAGCAGTTAATGCAAGCTCCTGTAGCACCTTTGACATGGCTGTTTCCCCACATGCCAGAAGAGCCCCAACAGCCAGCAGTACCTTTTCAGCTACAGATACCCAGCCCTCCTAATAGTGTAGCAGCACAATGTGCAGAGAACTTTGTGCATGTGGAGGTTAAAAAGGACTTTTATGGAAATGGCCACTTGGCAGATCCCTCATCCTTTAGTTTAGGAGGTTGTGCAGCTGTAGGGGCAGATCCTAATTCTTATGTTCTTATCTTTCAATACGAGCTCCACACATGTGGTAGTTCTTTGACG ATGACCGCTGATGAGTTTGTGTACACCTTCACTCTACTCTACACTCCTGGGGCTCTAGTTGGAACTCCCATTGTGAGAGCTGATGCAGCTGCGGTTGCAATTCACTGTCACTATCCAAG GTTGCATAATGTAAGCAGTGACGTGTTGATGCCTGCTGCAGTTCCTTTTGCTGCTACCATAGTTTCTGAGGAAGTGCTGGTGTTCTCCCTTAAGCTCATGACTG ATGATTGGATGTTTGAGAGGCCAGTCAACCAATATTTTCTTGGCCAGTTCATGAACTTTGAAGCTTCTGTGAAGCAATACAACCATGTTCCTCTACGTGTTTTCATTGATGGCTGTGTGGCTACTGCAGTCCCTGATGTGAACTCTGTTCCAAGATATTCCTTTATTGAAAACCATGG GTGCCTGGTTGATGCAAAGCTTACAGGCTCTCCTTCACATTTCATGCACCGAGTTCTGAATGACAAGCTGCAGTTTCAGTTGGAGGCTTTCAAGTTCCAGCAAGCTGGTAACAGCTCG GTCTACATTACATGTGCTTTGAAGGCTGTCCTGGCTTCAACTCCTACAAATCCGGAGAGCAAAGCTTGCTCCTTTGCCAATGG ATGGACTTCTGCAGATGAAAGTGACGATGTGTGCATGTGCTGTGACTCCATATGTGGCTCTACTAGGAAAGGAAGAGCAGTATCTGAATCTG GCCTGGTTTCAGAAGGAAAGGCAACTATTGGCCCCATTGTGATCTCAGACTGA
- the LOC141350463 gene encoding zona pellucida sperm-binding protein 3-like isoform X4, with the protein MGLVAWESVGFLLLLVGELSVEQWSGLQQGQDPLRFQQQLSVLSPQQAQNPLSFQQQPPGLAPQQAQKPLRFQQQPPVSAPQQAQKPLRFQQQPPGLTPQQAQKPLQFQQQPPVSAPQQAQKPLRFQQQPPVLAPQQALQSPQGAGSFQPQKPAFAPGMLDPASTQSKQLMQAPVAPLTWLFPHMPEEPQQPAVPFQLQIPSPPNSVAAQCAENFVHVEVKKDFYGNGHLADPSSFSLGGCAAVGEDPNSHVLIFQYELHTCGSSLTMTADELVYTFTLLYTPGALVGTPIVRADAAAIAIHCHYPRLQNVSSDVLMPAAVPFAATIVSEEVLVFSLKLMTDDWMFERPVNQYFFGQFMNFEATVKQYNHVPLRVFIDGCVATAIPDVNSVPRYSFIENHGCLVDAKLTGSPSHFMHRVLNDKLQFQLEAFKFQQAGNSSVYITCALKAVLASTPTNPESKACSFANGWTSADESDDVCTCCDSICGSTRKGRAVFDSGLVSEGKATIGPIVISD; encoded by the exons ATGGGGCTGGTGGCTTGGGAAAGTGTTGGATTTTTGCTGCTCCTAGTAGGAGAATTGTCTGTGGAACAGTGGTCAGGACTTCAGCAAGGCCAGGATCCATTAAGATTCCAACAACAACTATCAGTTTTGTCACCTCAGCAAGCCCAGAATCCATTAAGCTTTCAGCAACAGCCACCAGGTTTGGCACCTCAGCAAGCCCAGAAGCCATTACGATTCCAACAACAGCCACCAGTTTCAGCACCTCAACAAGCCCAGAAACCATTACGATTCCAACAACAGCCACCAGGTTTGACACCTCAGCAAGCCCAGAAACCATTACAATTCCAACAACAGCCACCAGTTTCGGCACCTCAGCAAGCCCAGAAGCCATTACGATTCCAACAACAGCCACCAGTTTTGGCACCTCAGCAAGCTCTTCAAAGCCCTCAAGGAGCTGGTTCTTTTCAGCCTCAAAAACCTGCATTTGCCCCTGGTATGCTAGATCCTGCCAGTACTCAGTCCAAGCAGCTAATGCAGGCTCCTGTAGCACCTTTGACGTGGCTGTTTCCCCACATGCCAGAAGAGCCCCAACAGCCAGCAGTACCTTTTCAGCTACAGATACCCAGCCCTCCTAATAGTGTAGCAGCACAATGTGCAGAGAACTTTGTGCATGTGGAGGTTAAAAAGGACTTTTATGGAAATGGCCACTTGGCAGATCCCTCATCCTTTAGTTTAGGAGGTTGTGCAGCTGTAGGTGAAGATCCAAATTCTCATGTTCTTATCTTTCAATATGAGCTCCACACATGTGGTAGTTCTTTGACG atgactgctGATGAGTTGGTGTACACCTTCACTCTACTCTATACTCCTGGGGCTCTAGTTGGAACTCCCATTGTGAGAGCTGATGCAGCTGCCATTGCAATTCACTGTCACTATCCAAG GTTGCAGAATGTAAGCAGTGATGTGTTGATGCCTGCTGCAGTTCCTTTTGCTGCTACCATAGTTTCCGAGGAAGTGCTGGTGTTCTCCCTTAAGCTCATGACTG ATGATTGGATGTTTGAGAGGCCAGTCAACCAATATTTTTTTGGCCAGTTCATGAACTTTGAAGCTACTGTGAAGCAATACAACCATGTTCCTCTGCGTGTTTTCATTGATGGCTGTGTGGCAACTGCAATCCCTGATGTGAACTCTGTTCCAAGATATTCCTTTATTGAGAACCATGG GTGCCTGGTTGATGCAAAGCTTACAGGCTCTCCTTCACATTTCATGCACCGAGTTCTGAATGACAAGCTGCAGTTTCAGTTGGAGGCTTTCAAGTTCCAGCAAGCTGGTAACAGCTCG GTCTACATTACATGTGCTTTGAAGGCTGTCCTGGCTTCAACTCCTACAAATCCGGAGAGCAAAGCTTGCTCCTTTGCCAATGG ATGGACTTCTGCAGATGAAAGTGACGATGTGTGCACGTGCTGTGACTCCATATGTGGCTCTACTAGGAAAGGAAGAGCAGTATTTGATTCTG GCCTGGTTTCAGAAGGAAAGGCAACTATTGGCCCCATTGTGATCTCTGACTGA